The sequence AGTTACGTAATCGCAGATTGGTTTTAGTCGATACCGCGGGAATGGGCCAACGTGATGTGCGTTTAACCGAGCAATTGGATACGTTGATGCAGGACAGCGGATCGGTAATAAATAGTTATCTAGTTTTGCCTGCGACAGCACAACGAAGAGTATTACAAGAGACCATCGACCATTTTAAGCGTATACCTCTATCCGGGTGTATCCTAACTAAGATCGATGAATCGTTAAGTTTAGGTGAATTTATAAGCGTTATAGTCCAGAACTCACTACCAGTAGCTTACGTGGCTAATGGTCAAAGGGTACCGGAAGACATAGTGATTGCTCAACCGAAGTATCTGGTTGCAAAAGCCAACGAGCTACTTGAGAAATCAACTGAAGATGAACCACACTACTGGACCAGTGAATCTGACGGATTCTGAGTGACGATAGATTATGACAGACAATAATATACATGACCAAGCAAGCGGCTTGCGCCGACTGACTCAACCGACTCTAACCAAGGTGATTTCCGTCACTGGAGGTAAAGGTGGCGTTGGCAAGTCTAATGTTACATTGAGCTTAGCTATATCAATGGCTCGTCAAGGGAAGAAAGTCATGGTTTTAGACGCCGACCTTGGTTTAGCAAATGTAGATATCATGCTTGGTCTTAGAGTTAAACGAAACTTAGGTCATGTATTGGCTGGTGAATGTGAACTAAAAGATGCGATGGTCGAAGGACCACATGGAATAAAGATAATTCCGGCAACCTCAGGTACACAAAGTATGACAGAATTGAGTCATGCTCAGCATGCCGGATTAATACGCGCGTTTGGTTCTTTGGAAGAAGAAATCGACGTATTATTAATAGATACAGCTGCCGGTATTTCCGATATGGTAGTTAGTTTTTCGCGTGCAGCTCAAGATGTTTTGGTTGTGGTGTGCGATGAACCCACTTCTATTACAGATGCGTATGCCCTTATAAAACTTCTCAGTCGGGAGCACGGTGTACAGCGATTTAAAATCGTAGCCAACATGGTTAGGAGCTACCGAGAGGGGCGAGAATTGTTTGCAAAGTTGACCTTGGTCACAGAACGCTTCTTGAATGTTAGTATTGAGCTCGTCGCATGTGTCCCTTTAGATGATAAAGTACGACAATCTGTAAAGAAACAGAGAATCGTCGTTGATGCGTACCCACGTTCACCGGCGGCTTTAGCTTTAAGCTCATTAGCGAATAAAGCACTAACTTGGCCGATACCTAAAACACCTAGCGGCCATTTAGAGTTTTTTGTTGAAAGACTATTAAATAAACGTGAACCGGTAGGGGAATCATTTGGTGAATAAGGCGCTTACTTATGACCAGCATGCAAATGTAAATAGCCAAAAATCTTTTTTGGAGCAATATTCGAATTTGGTCAAACGTATCGCGCATCACTTAATGGGGCGTTTACCGCCTAGCGTTCAAGTCGACGATTTAATCCAAGCGGGTATGATTGGCCTTTTAGAAGCCCAACAAAACTACGACAATTCAAAAGGGGCGAGCTTCGAAACCTACGCCGGAATAAGAATTCGTGGCTCTATGCTAGATGAAGTTCGTAAAGGTGATTGGGTTCCTCGATCAGTTCATCGAAATAATCGCACAATTAATCAAGCAATAAATGAATTAGAGGCTCAACTTTCTCGAGACCCTGCCGATATAGAAGTTGCTAAACACTTAAATATGACCATAGAGCAGTACCACGCTGCATTATCGGACATAAATTGTTCGCGTTTAGTCGGTATAGAGGACTTGGGTGTATCTGAAGATGTGATCTCTACCCACGAAGATTCTTACTCAAATACGCCATTTCAAGGCGTTGCCGACGAGAATTTTCGTAATGCTTTGATCGATTCGATCAAAACGTTACCAGAAAGAGAAGCATTGGTTCTTTCTCTTTATTATGATGAAGAACTAAACCTAAAAGAAATTGGAGAAGTGTTGGGTGTTAGCGAATCTCGCGTCAGCCAAATACACAGCCAATCTATGCAACGTTTACGCGCAAAATTAAGCGAGTGGACAAAAGAAGACTAATACACTGAATTGAACCTCAGTGGAGGTAATTTTGAATAAAAACATGAAGATCCTCATTGTTGACGATTTCTCAACAATGCGCCGTATAGTTAAGAACCTTTTACGTGATTTGGGTTTCAATAACACCCAAGAAGCCGATGATGGTTTGACCGCGCTGCCCATGCTTAAGAAAGGTGAGTTTGATTTTGTAGTAACTGATTGGAATATGCCAGGTATGCAAGGTATCGATCTACTTAAGAATATTCGAGCCGACGCAGAACTAAAGCACTTACCTGTTTTGATGATCACTGCTGAAGCAAAGCGTGAACAGATTATCGAAGCAGCGCAAGCGGGCGTGAATGGCTACATTGTTAAACCATTTACCGCTGCGACTTTGAAAGAGAAACTTGACAAGATATTTGAGCGTTTATAAGTCGTTTTACGCAAATGACGCATAATAAATAGCGTAGATAGGACTTTCAGCATGATTTCATTAGAACAAGCGCACAAAATCGTTGCTCTACTTGAAGATGGCAAGCAAGAAGATGCTAACGACATTGTAATGTCTATTTTACAAGGAAGAGAAAACCCCATTGTAAATGAGGTTGGTGCTTTGACACGCGATCTTCATACTGCACTTGATCAGTTTAAATTTGATCCTCGAATGAGTGTCATTGCAAATGAAGAGATACCAGATGCGCGTGATAGGCTCGAGTACGTCATGGCCAAGACTGAACTCGCAGCAAACAAAACTATGGATGCGGTTGAGCGTTCTTTACCTATCGCGGACAAACTCCATGAAAGCTTGCTCCAAGTAAGGCCAACATGGAACGAATTAATGAAAGGCCGAATAGAGCTATCGGAATTCAAATCGCTTTGCCTTCATATTGATGATTTACTTTCTCAAGTAGAAGGCGATAGCACAGAGCTTCGTAGCCAATTAACTGAAATTTTGATGGCACAGGATTTTCAAGATCTTACAGGACAAATAATAACTCGAGTAATAACACTTGTTCGTGAGGTTGAAGAGAGATTAGTCGATATATTAACCGCATTTGGGGTGGAAAATATCAACGAAGAATCTGAAGTTACTAAGAAATCATCTTCCGAGGCAGAAGGACCAATAATAAATCCTCACGAACGGGAAGATGCGGTTTCATCTCAGGACGATGTCGATGACTTATTATCGAGTCTTGGATTCTAAGGGTAAACTATGAGCTATGAATTAGACGAAGAAATTCTACAGGATTTTTTGGTAGAAGCCGGTGAAATACTAGAGTTGCTATCGGAGCAGCTGATTGAACTAGAAAATAATCCCGACGATAAAGAACTGTTAAACGCAATTTTTCGCGGCTTTCACACAGTAAAAGGTGGAGCTGGCTTCCTCTCATTAACAGAGCTTGTCGATGCGTGTCATGGTGCAGAGAACGTATTTGATATTTTAAGAAATGGTCAACGTTCTGTCACCGCAGAGTTAATGGATACTATTTTACAATCGCTCGACGCAGTAAACGTGATGTTTTCTGCCGTGCAAAATGGCGAAGCTTTGACACCTGCTGATCCTGCAATAATTGCAGAGCTTCATCGTTTAAGCAGACCAGCTAGCGAAGATGAAGTGGTGTCAGAAGCACCAGTTATTGAAGAGCCAGTTATCGAAGCGGCTCCAGAACCGATTATCGAAAGCCAACCAGTAGTAAGCAGTCAAAATGGTTCGTTGGACGA is a genomic window of Vibrio algarum containing:
- a CDS encoding MinD/ParA family protein gives rise to the protein MTDNNIHDQASGLRRLTQPTLTKVISVTGGKGGVGKSNVTLSLAISMARQGKKVMVLDADLGLANVDIMLGLRVKRNLGHVLAGECELKDAMVEGPHGIKIIPATSGTQSMTELSHAQHAGLIRAFGSLEEEIDVLLIDTAAGISDMVVSFSRAAQDVLVVVCDEPTSITDAYALIKLLSREHGVQRFKIVANMVRSYREGRELFAKLTLVTERFLNVSIELVACVPLDDKVRQSVKKQRIVVDAYPRSPAALALSSLANKALTWPIPKTPSGHLEFFVERLLNKREPVGESFGE
- a CDS encoding RNA polymerase sigma factor FliA; the encoded protein is MNKALTYDQHANVNSQKSFLEQYSNLVKRIAHHLMGRLPPSVQVDDLIQAGMIGLLEAQQNYDNSKGASFETYAGIRIRGSMLDEVRKGDWVPRSVHRNNRTINQAINELEAQLSRDPADIEVAKHLNMTIEQYHAALSDINCSRLVGIEDLGVSEDVISTHEDSYSNTPFQGVADENFRNALIDSIKTLPEREALVLSLYYDEELNLKEIGEVLGVSESRVSQIHSQSMQRLRAKLSEWTKED
- the cheY gene encoding chemotaxis response regulator CheY; protein product: MKILIVDDFSTMRRIVKNLLRDLGFNNTQEADDGLTALPMLKKGEFDFVVTDWNMPGMQGIDLLKNIRADAELKHLPVLMITAEAKREQIIEAAQAGVNGYIVKPFTAATLKEKLDKIFERL
- a CDS encoding protein phosphatase CheZ, giving the protein MISLEQAHKIVALLEDGKQEDANDIVMSILQGRENPIVNEVGALTRDLHTALDQFKFDPRMSVIANEEIPDARDRLEYVMAKTELAANKTMDAVERSLPIADKLHESLLQVRPTWNELMKGRIELSEFKSLCLHIDDLLSQVEGDSTELRSQLTEILMAQDFQDLTGQIITRVITLVREVEERLVDILTAFGVENINEESEVTKKSSSEAEGPIINPHEREDAVSSQDDVDDLLSSLGF